A single Anopheles funestus chromosome 2RL, idAnoFuneDA-416_04, whole genome shotgun sequence DNA region contains:
- the LOC125762539 gene encoding uncharacterized protein LOC125762539, protein MKSLFVCLLLALAGQSLAQSENEFLEYLLEIQSQAEAVHEMMEDTFDNIRFSMSDQLVELNRQLIARMNEALEEVEQIREDTEEFVGESSAPAACVNVAVANWENEIELVGEAFSRCASQANIQITSRTADVHAALEAAQIASTELQNIVVRGFIDWNAIDSDEQLSVIVGDQIENREDYFVRITRPNLERVLEGIDDLDENLLPEIVTCVNRGVERFNNYGRVVRDTLFFCGQ, encoded by the exons ATGAAgagtttgttcgtttgtttgctgttggccCTGGCTGGTCAG TCTCTAGCTCAGAGCGAGAATGAGTTCTTGGAATACCTGCTGGAGATACAGAGCCAAGCGGAAGCGGTTCATGAGATGATGGAAGATACGTTCGATAATATTCGCTTCTCGATGAGTGACCAGCTGGTCGAACTGAACCGTCAGCTGATCGCCCGCATGAACGAAGCTCTCGAGGAGGTCGAACAGATCCGCGAGGATACGGAAGAATTCGTTGGGGAGTCATCGGCCCCTGCCGCCTGCGTTAATGTAGCCGTCGCCAACTGGGAAAATGAGATCGAATTGGTCGGAGAAGCTTTTTCGCGTTGCGCCAGTCAAGCCAACATTCAGATTACGTCGCGTACTGCTGACGTCCATGCTGCTCTGGAAGCCGCTCAGATTGCGTCGACCGAGTTGCAGAACATCGTGGTCCGTGGATTCATTGACTGGAATGCGATCGATAGCGATGAGCAGCTATCGGTAATTGTTGGAGATCAAATTGAAAACCGAGAGGACTACTTCGTCAGAATTACCCGGCCAAATTTGGAGCGCGTTCTGGAGGGAATCGACGATCTGGATGAAAATCTGCTGCCTGAGATCGTGACCTGTGTCAACCGCGGTGTTGAGCGATTCAACAACTACGGTCGTGTCGTCCGTGATACGCTGTTCTTCTGTGGCCAGTAA
- the LOC125762540 gene encoding uncharacterized protein LOC125762540 produces the protein MKSLFVCLLLALAGQTLAQSQEEFVEYLLEIQYQAEAIHQLMEGTFDNVRFSMSDQLVELNRQLIARMNEALEEVEQIREDTEEFVGESSAPATCVNVAVANWEIEIDWVGQALSRCASQANVQITSRTADVHAALEAAQVASTELQNIVVRGFIDWNAIDYTEQISAIVGDQINDKYDYFTRITQPSLERVLQAIFDLDDNLLPEIVTCVNRGVERFNNYGRVIRDTLFFCSQ, from the exons ATGAAGAGTTTGTTCGTGTGTTTGCTGTTGGCCCTGGCTGGTCAA ACTCTGGCCCAAAGCCAAGAAGAGTTCGTGGAGTACCTGCTGGAGATCCAATATCAAGCGGAAGCTATCCACCAGTTGATGGAAGGAACGTTCGACAATGTTCGCTTCTCGATGAGTGACCAGCTGGTCGAACTGAACCGTCAGCTTATCGCCCGCATGAACGAAGCTCTCGAGGAGGTCGAACAGATCCGCGAGGATACGGAAGAATTCGTTGGGGAATCCTCGGCCCCTGCCACCTGCGTTAACGTAGCTGTCGCAAACTGGGAAATTGAAATCGATTGGGTCGGACAGGCTTTGTCGCGTTGCGCCAGTCAAGCCAACGTTCAGATTACGTCGCGTACTGCTGACGTCCATGCTGCTCTGGAAGCTGCCCAGGTTGCGTCGACGGAACTGCAGAACATCGTTGTCCGTGGATTTATTGACTGGAATGCGATTGACTACACTGAACAGATTTCGGCTATTGTTGGAGATCAGATTAACGATAAGTACGACTATTTCACCAGAATTACCCAACCCAGCCTGGAGCGCGTTCTCCAAGCTATTTTCGATCTGGATGATAATCTGCTGCCTGAGATCGTGACCTGTGTCAACCGCGGTGTTGAGCGATTCAACAACTACGGCCGTGTCATCCGTGATACGCTGTTCTTTTGCTCGCAGTAA